The Blautia luti nucleotide sequence CAAAACAACTATAGTAATATAGAGTTATCACAATCTTAGCTTCCTACTATTCAACGGTTCCTTTTCGCCATATCCAGTGGGGTGGGTAAAGATGACCCAATAAGTGAATGTAATTGAAGAAATTAAAAAAAGGACTATTTTTTATGAACAATATAAAAGAAAGAATAAAAATATTTTCAGGGGCGCAGCTTAAATACATTGCTTTTCTATCTATGCTTATCGATCACACAAACAAAGCGTTAATCTATCCGAATTTGGATGGAGGAGCATTGAATCGGTTGAGTGACTTTTTTGATATTTTAGGAAGAATCGCATTTCCAATATTCATCTTCCTTCTCGTGGAAGGCTATTTCCACACAAAAAATAAATGGAAGTATTTAATTACACTTCTTGTATTTGGAGTAATATCAGAAATTCCTTTTGATATGTGTACAACAGCTACATTTTTTGAAGCCAACTGGAACAATATTATGTTTACGTTAGCCTTGGTGCTTGCCATGATCTGGCTGATTGATGTACTCAAGGAAAAGATGGCAGCATTGCCGAAAGCTTTATGGTATTTCGTATCATTTCTCATTGTGACAGTATTGTGCTTTGCTGCAATGAATCTGGGATTAGATTATGAACACCATGCGGTGCTGATTGGATATTTCTATTATATTTTTCATGACCGACAGGCACTTGCGATTCCATTTTCCTATCTTTCCATGTTCAAAGAACCATGGGCTTTGCTTGGATTTGGCCTGACACTTACTTATAATGGAGAACGTGGAAAACAGAATAAGTGGTTTAATTATCTTTTTTATCCAGTACATTTGCTGATTTTAGGAATTATAAGAATGTGTCTTAAGATTTGAATATGAAATTTAAAAAAGGACTTTTCTTTTAAAATGAACGAAAAGTCCTCTTTTTGCGTAGATGACTGTTATTTCACAGCCCCTTTTTATTGCGATATTTTGTGATGATATCACAGAAAATAATCTACCTTTTGTTTATAATGTAGCTAGAAACTAAGGGAGGATTATAAAATGACTGCAATTAATATCAATAAAAATAATTTCCAGAGTGAAGTGATGAATTCTGATAAACCTGTCCTTTTGGATTTTTGGGCGCCTTGGTGTGCTCCTTGTCGTATGGTGGTTCCTATCATAGAGGAGATTGCAGGTGAACGCCCTGATATCAGAGTTGGTAAAATCAATGTGGATGAGCAGCCTGAACTGGCAAGTGAATTTAGTATTATGAGTATCCCAACTTTGGTGGTTATGAAGAATGGGAAGATCGTACAACAGGTTTCAGGTGCGAGACCTAAGAATGCAATTTTAGAAATGCTTTAAGGAGGAGGTGCACTAATGGGATTTTTTGATTTCCTTAAACAGGCGAATATTAATCAAGGGATAGAGGAATATAAAAGGACTGCTGGTGCAGTTCTGCTGGATGTACGTACTCCGCAGGAATATCAGGAAGGGCATATACCAGAAAGTAAAAATGTACCGTTACAACAACTTAACAATGTTGTTTCAGTAGTGAAGAATACAGAAATTCCACTGTTTGTATACTGTTATTCCGGAGTCCGAAGTCGTCAAGCAACAGGGTTGTTGCAACGAATGGGATATTCTAAAGTAAATAATATCGGTGGCATTGCTGCTTATTCAGGAAAGGTGGAAAAATAAGATGAAGGTAATAATCGTAGGAGGTGTAGCCGGAGGAGCTACAGCTGCTGCAAGAATACGAAGACTGGATGAACATGCAGAAATTACTGTGTTTGAAAGATCCGGATACATATCCTATGCGAATTGTGGGCTTCCATATTATATTGGAGACGTGATCACAGATCCGGAAGAACTTACATTACAGACACCAGAGAGTTTTTTTAAACGTTTCCATATCAATATGAAAATTTATCATGAAGTTATCTCCATACATCCGGATCGTAAAACAGTTTCAGTGAAAAATTTGGAGAATGGTGAGATATTTGAAGAAAACTATGATAAGCTGATCCTTTCTCCAGGTGCAAAGCCAACACAGCCGAGACTTCCTGGAGTAGGTATTGATAAGCTTTTTACACTTCGTACAGTAGAAGATACTTTTCTGATAAAGGAATATATTAATAAGAATCATCCAAAATCTGCTGTGTTGGCTGGTGGCGGTTTTATTGGTTTAGAGCTGGCAGAAAATTTGAGGGAGCTTGGCATGGATGTTACGATTGTCCAACGACCTAAGCAGCTGATGAATCCTTTTGATCCGGATATGGCATCCATGATCCATAATGAAATGAGAAAGCATGGAGTAAAACTGGTATTGGGCTATACAGTAGAAGGATTTAAAGAAAAAGACAATGAAGTGGAGGTTCTATTGAAAGATAATCCATCTCTTCAGGCTGATATGGTGGTGCTGGCAATCGGCGTCACACCAGACACAGCACTAGCAAAAAAAGCCGGTCTGGAACTTGGCATCAAGGAAAGTATTGTAGTGAATGACAGAATGGAAACTTCTGTACCGGATATTTATGCTGCAGGTGATGCAGTTCAGGTAAAACATTATGTTACTGGCAATGATGCGTTAATCTCTTTAGCGGGACCTGCCAATAAACAGGGAAGGATCATTGCTGATAATATTTGTGGCGGTGATAATCGTTACTTGGGCAGTCAGGGAAGCTCCGTTATCAAAGTGTTTGATATGACAGCAGCCACTACAGGTATCAATGAAACCAATGCCAAAAAGTCAGGATTAGAGGTAGATACAGTAATTCTTTCTCCTATGAGTCATGCCGGTTACTATCCTGGAGGAAAAGTGATGACCATGAAGGTGGTTTTTGAAAAAAAGACGTATCGTTTGCTTGGTGCTCAGATTATTGGATATGAAGGAGTTGATAAACGTATTGATGTGCTGGCAACAGCAATCCATGCAGGGCTGAAGGCAACCCAGCTGAAAGATTTGGATCTCGCATATGCACCACCTTATTCCTCTGCCAAGGATCCTGTAAATATGGCCGGATTCATGATAGACAATATAGCAAAAGGGACCTTAAAACAATGGCATTTGGAAGATATGGATAAGATTTCTAAAGATAAAAGTGCTGTGTTGCTGGATGTGAGAACGGTAGATGAATTTAGCAGGGGACATATGGATGGATTCAAAAATATTCCTGTAGATGAACTGAGGGAACGGATCAATGAAATTGAGAAAGGAAAGCCTGTGTATCTGATATGCCAGAGTGGTCTGCGCAGTTACATTGCCAGCCGTATTCTGGAAGGAAATGGATATGAAACATACAACTTCTCCGGCGGATTCCGTTTCTATGATGCAGTGGTTAATGACCGTGCGCTGATCGAAAGGACATATGCATGCGGTATGGATTATTAGAAATAAACAAAATATTTTTATAATTTTCTCGTAGCATAAAAAGATCCCCCATTTATTAGAATGACTTCCATAATTCTGATAAATGGAGGATTCTTTAGATGTTATAGAAAAACATTTTTATGATCTTTGTAGTGTTTCCAGTCTTTTCGAATCAAGGATTGTGATTTTTCCGCGGGAGAGTCTGACGAGTCCTTCTCCTTGAAAGTATCGGAGCATTCGAGTGATAACTTCCCTGTGGGAACCAAGATGATTAGCAATCGTCTCATGAGTGATTTTCAGCTCGTTTGTTCCTTCGATAGAGGTCTCTTCTAAAAGAAATGAAGCAACACGCTTATCCAAACTCTTCCACATGATTTGTTCAATCAGCCACATGACATCAGAAAAACGGGTGGCCATTAACTCATTGGTATAGTTTGCGACGGGAGCAGATTCCTTCATAATGTCCTTATAGATTTCAGCAGGGATGATCCAAAGATCAGTATCTTTTTCTGCTTCAATGGTTACTTCAAATTGAATGGAGCGTATGATACATGAGGCGGATAAAAGACACATATCCATATCGAACAGACGGTAAAGTGTAATCTCCCGTCCTTCATCTGAAAGTATGTAGGTTCGAAGCTGCCCGGATTTAACCAGTAATAATCCAGTACAGTCCAGGTTTCCATTGTGAATGATCGTTCCTTTTTTTACAACCTGTGTGATTAAATTGTCTGAAATTAGTTTTTTCTGTGCTGTATTTAAGTCACTCCATAGTGGAAAATAATTTTCAAAGTTCATAACAGTTATCTCCTTTACGAACATAGTATACTTGCTTTTTTAAGATGCGTCAATTCTATAATTGACATATGCCATAAATAAAAATATACTGATTATAGTACATGATTGATGTAAATATGAGGGAGGGAAAAATAATGCAGGGAGATGTCAGTTTTACATTACTGGACCGAATTGAAGAAGTAGAACTGAATATTGTAGATAGACGATGGCAGTCTGCACTGGCATTGGCATTGACTTTGCCAGATATTTGCGGAGAACGCTGTTGGCAGCTCCGGTGTGAATATCTTCATCAAAACAAAGGATTTTTAAACGATGAAAATAATATACACTTTCATCTTGGATTAAACTGTGGAATGTCAGTTTGTCAGCTGGACAGTATCTGAAGAAGAAAGCAAATCTATAACAATGAAAGAAAAACAAAAAATAATTATTAGAACAATTGAGGAGATTCTAAACATCATATATAAATATAAAGGTGATGTATAATAAAAATATGTCTTTTTAGTTATTAGCGGTCAAGGTAAATTCTTATGTAATAATATCACAGAAGAATTTACCTTTTTCAGGTACAATAGAGATAACAAATTTGAAAGGGGAACAAAGCATTGGCAAAAAGAGTGGCAAGTGTCGATAAAAAAAGATGTGTTGCCTGCGGAGTATGCGAAAATACTTGTCCGTTGGCAGCGGTTAAAGTCCATCGTGGGTGCTATGCGGTAGTAGAAGAAACATTGTGTGTAGGATGCGGAAAATGTGCAAAGTCCTGTCCAGTAGGCTGTATTGAAATGAAAGAGAGGGTAACAGTGTGAAGAAAAAGAAGCAT carries:
- a CDS encoding TraX family protein, which codes for MNNIKERIKIFSGAQLKYIAFLSMLIDHTNKALIYPNLDGGALNRLSDFFDILGRIAFPIFIFLLVEGYFHTKNKWKYLITLLVFGVISEIPFDMCTTATFFEANWNNIMFTLALVLAMIWLIDVLKEKMAALPKALWYFVSFLIVTVLCFAAMNLGLDYEHHAVLIGYFYYIFHDRQALAIPFSYLSMFKEPWALLGFGLTLTYNGERGKQNKWFNYLFYPVHLLILGIIRMCLKI
- the trxA gene encoding thioredoxin yields the protein MTAININKNNFQSEVMNSDKPVLLDFWAPWCAPCRMVVPIIEEIAGERPDIRVGKINVDEQPELASEFSIMSIPTLVVMKNGKIVQQVSGARPKNAILEML
- a CDS encoding rhodanese-like domain-containing protein; translation: MGFFDFLKQANINQGIEEYKRTAGAVLLDVRTPQEYQEGHIPESKNVPLQQLNNVVSVVKNTEIPLFVYCYSGVRSRQATGLLQRMGYSKVNNIGGIAAYSGKVEK
- a CDS encoding FAD-dependent oxidoreductase, coding for MKVIIVGGVAGGATAAARIRRLDEHAEITVFERSGYISYANCGLPYYIGDVITDPEELTLQTPESFFKRFHINMKIYHEVISIHPDRKTVSVKNLENGEIFEENYDKLILSPGAKPTQPRLPGVGIDKLFTLRTVEDTFLIKEYINKNHPKSAVLAGGGFIGLELAENLRELGMDVTIVQRPKQLMNPFDPDMASMIHNEMRKHGVKLVLGYTVEGFKEKDNEVEVLLKDNPSLQADMVVLAIGVTPDTALAKKAGLELGIKESIVVNDRMETSVPDIYAAGDAVQVKHYVTGNDALISLAGPANKQGRIIADNICGGDNRYLGSQGSSVIKVFDMTAATTGINETNAKKSGLEVDTVILSPMSHAGYYPGGKVMTMKVVFEKKTYRLLGAQIIGYEGVDKRIDVLATAIHAGLKATQLKDLDLAYAPPYSSAKDPVNMAGFMIDNIAKGTLKQWHLEDMDKISKDKSAVLLDVRTVDEFSRGHMDGFKNIPVDELRERINEIEKGKPVYLICQSGLRSYIASRILEGNGYETYNFSGGFRFYDAVVNDRALIERTYACGMDY
- a CDS encoding Crp/Fnr family transcriptional regulator — protein: MNFENYFPLWSDLNTAQKKLISDNLITQVVKKGTIIHNGNLDCTGLLLVKSGQLRTYILSDEGREITLYRLFDMDMCLLSASCIIRSIQFEVTIEAEKDTDLWIIPAEIYKDIMKESAPVANYTNELMATRFSDVMWLIEQIMWKSLDKRVASFLLEETSIEGTNELKITHETIANHLGSHREVITRMLRYFQGEGLVRLSRGKITILDSKRLETLQRS
- a CDS encoding 4Fe-4S binding protein, which gives rise to MAKRVASVDKKRCVACGVCENTCPLAAVKVHRGCYAVVEETLCVGCGKCAKSCPVGCIEMKERVTV